In a genomic window of Aeromonas veronii:
- a CDS encoding LysM peptidoglycan-binding domain-containing protein, translating into MHLKQTILACLLVTVSHSALADQLRLKAGYPESYVVQKGDTLWDISGKYLAEPWLWPRLWNINPQIANPHWIYPGDVLHLSWVNGEPRLGKAMQGGKQVIRLGPKTRYENKANPIPTLPISEIGPFLQTDHILADSQQQKTLPYLLGSDQKHIGMLEGDTLYVQGSLTPGQMYGIYHPGVVYKDRETGEQLGQEAIFAGVVRAVARLDGDRTEVTLTHNQREVLQGDKVMPLPAQENMPAVFTPKAAPAITPGYIIDLPNKTRGGGKFDVVLLNRGGRDQLVAGDVLDVRRPGAALVTKNGDVQYKELSSVYNRVFYSSNKKAPLPSEAIARVMLFKVYDKVSYGLIMQSNDMVSSGYQVTHF; encoded by the coding sequence ATGCATCTGAAGCAAACCATCCTCGCCTGCCTGCTGGTGACCGTGAGCCACTCCGCTCTGGCCGACCAGCTAAGGCTGAAAGCGGGTTATCCTGAAAGTTATGTGGTGCAAAAAGGCGACACCTTGTGGGATATCTCCGGCAAATATCTGGCAGAGCCTTGGCTGTGGCCCCGGCTCTGGAACATCAATCCACAGATTGCCAATCCTCACTGGATCTACCCCGGTGATGTGCTGCATCTGAGCTGGGTCAATGGGGAACCTCGACTCGGCAAGGCGATGCAGGGGGGCAAGCAAGTCATCCGTCTCGGCCCAAAAACCCGTTACGAGAACAAGGCCAACCCCATTCCGACCCTGCCTATCAGCGAGATCGGGCCCTTCTTGCAAACCGACCATATTCTGGCTGACAGTCAGCAGCAGAAAACCCTGCCTTATCTGCTGGGTTCGGATCAGAAACATATCGGCATGCTGGAGGGGGACACCCTCTATGTACAGGGCTCCCTGACGCCGGGCCAGATGTATGGCATCTATCATCCCGGAGTGGTCTACAAGGATCGTGAAACCGGTGAACAGCTGGGCCAGGAGGCGATCTTTGCCGGTGTGGTACGGGCCGTGGCACGTCTTGATGGCGATCGGACCGAAGTCACACTGACTCACAACCAGCGGGAGGTGCTGCAGGGCGACAAGGTGATGCCGCTGCCCGCTCAGGAGAACATGCCCGCCGTCTTCACACCGAAGGCGGCACCTGCTATCACGCCGGGCTATATCATCGATTTGCCAAACAAGACCCGGGGCGGTGGCAAGTTTGATGTGGTGCTGCTCAACCGGGGTGGCCGTGATCAACTGGTCGCCGGGGATGTGCTGGATGTCAGGCGGCCCGGTGCTGCCTTGGTGACCAAAAATGGCGATGTGCAGTACAAGGAGCTCTCATCGGTCTACAACAGGGTGTTTTACAGCAGCAACAAGAAGGCACCACTGCCCTCTGAAGCGATTGCCCGTGTCATGTTGTTCAAGGTGTATGACAAGGTGAGTTACGGTCTCATCATGCAGAGTAACGACATGGTGAGCTCGGGTTATCAGGTCACTCACTTCTGA
- the def gene encoding peptide deformylase, whose protein sequence is MAILDVLRFPDERLRTVAAPVETFTPELQHIVDDMFETMYAEEGIGLAATQVDIHQRIIVIDVSENREDPLVLINPEIIEQCGSTGIEEGCLSVPGSRALVPRAEQVKIRALDRNGKPFELEADDLLAICIQHEMDHLVGKLFVDYLSPLKRQRIRQKLEKMAREDRKVL, encoded by the coding sequence ATGGCCATTCTAGATGTATTGCGTTTTCCCGATGAACGTCTGCGCACCGTTGCAGCCCCTGTCGAGACCTTTACACCCGAGTTACAACATATTGTAGATGATATGTTCGAAACCATGTACGCGGAGGAAGGCATTGGCCTCGCCGCAACTCAGGTCGACATTCACCAGCGCATCATAGTGATCGATGTCTCTGAAAACCGTGAAGATCCTCTGGTATTGATCAATCCGGAGATCATCGAGCAGTGCGGCAGCACCGGCATCGAAGAGGGTTGCCTCTCCGTGCCCGGCAGTCGTGCTCTGGTGCCGCGCGCCGAACAGGTCAAAATCCGCGCGCTGGATCGTAACGGCAAGCCGTTCGAGCTGGAAGCCGACGATCTGCTCGCCATCTGCATCCAGCATGAGATGGATCATCTGGTCGGCAAGCTGTTTGTGGATTACCTGTCCCCGCTCAAGCGCCAGCGCATTCGCCAGAAGCTGGAAAAGATGGCCCGTGAAGATCGCAAAGTCCTCTGA
- a CDS encoding TrkH family potassium uptake protein, with protein MIKLRPIIFTLGLVLSKLALFMWLPTLLALLTGSEGFVAFLKSVLITHGAALLCLHYGRKAVFHLGVREMFLLTTSVWVVACAFGALPFVFITHINFTDAYFETMSGVTTTGSTVLSGLDNMAHSILLWRSILQWLGGVGFIVMAVAVLPYLNVGGMKLFQTESSDWSDKSAPRAKTVANNIVVVYLVLSMLCFMAYWASGMNMFEAINHAMTTLSTGGYSTSDQSMSHFSNSAHWIGTLFMFLGGLPFLLYVQSLNHRDNSLFKDAQVRGFFWLVVWVTVIMTFYLWERDLFGFWDALRISCFNIVSVLTTTGYGLGDFGTWGPLASIVFIVLLALGACSGSTAGGLKIFRVQVAFALFRKQMRQLMHPSAVFPQKYNGRTVNDAIIRSMISFVLAYFAIILVIAALLGAIGLDPLTAISSSITAVANVGPGMGPVVGPSTNFASLPESAKWLLSFGMLLGRLEILTVAVLFFPSFWRQ; from the coding sequence ATGATCAAGCTGCGTCCCATTATCTTCACCCTCGGGCTGGTGCTCTCCAAGCTGGCGCTCTTCATGTGGCTGCCCACCTTGCTGGCACTACTGACCGGGTCAGAGGGCTTTGTCGCATTTCTCAAGTCCGTGCTGATCACCCACGGCGCCGCCCTGCTCTGCCTCCACTATGGCCGCAAGGCAGTATTTCATCTGGGGGTGCGGGAGATGTTCCTGCTCACCACCTCGGTCTGGGTGGTGGCCTGCGCCTTCGGTGCGCTGCCTTTTGTTTTCATCACCCACATCAACTTCACCGATGCCTATTTCGAGACCATGTCTGGGGTGACCACCACGGGATCGACCGTGCTCTCCGGCCTCGACAACATGGCCCACAGCATCCTGTTGTGGCGATCCATCCTGCAGTGGCTGGGCGGGGTCGGCTTTATCGTGATGGCGGTGGCGGTGCTGCCCTACCTCAACGTCGGCGGCATGAAGCTGTTCCAGACCGAGAGCTCGGACTGGTCAGACAAAAGCGCGCCACGAGCCAAGACGGTGGCCAACAACATCGTCGTGGTCTATCTGGTGCTCTCCATGCTCTGTTTCATGGCCTACTGGGCCAGCGGCATGAACATGTTCGAGGCGATCAACCACGCCATGACCACTCTCAGTACCGGCGGCTACTCCACCTCCGATCAATCCATGTCCCACTTCTCCAACTCGGCCCACTGGATTGGCACCCTGTTCATGTTCCTCGGCGGCCTGCCCTTCTTGCTCTATGTGCAAAGCCTCAACCACAGGGACAACAGCCTTTTCAAGGATGCCCAGGTGCGCGGCTTCTTCTGGCTGGTGGTGTGGGTCACCGTCATCATGACCTTCTATCTGTGGGAGAGAGACCTGTTCGGCTTCTGGGATGCCCTGCGCATCAGCTGCTTCAACATCGTCTCGGTGCTCACCACCACCGGCTACGGCCTTGGTGACTTCGGCACCTGGGGGCCGCTCGCCAGCATCGTCTTCATCGTACTGCTGGCTCTTGGGGCCTGCTCAGGCTCCACTGCGGGCGGCCTCAAGATCTTCCGGGTACAGGTGGCGTTTGCCCTGTTCAGAAAGCAGATGCGCCAGCTGATGCACCCTTCTGCCGTATTTCCCCAGAAGTACAACGGCCGGACGGTCAATGACGCCATCATCCGCTCGATGATCTCCTTCGTACTGGCCTACTTCGCCATCATTCTGGTGATAGCCGCACTGCTGGGCGCCATCGGGCTTGACCCCCTGACGGCCATATCCAGCTCCATCACCGCCGTGGCCAACGTCGGCCCGGGCATGGGCCCGGTGGTCGGCCCCAGCACCAACTTTGCCAGCCTGCCGGAATCGGCCAAATGGCTGCTGTCATTCGGCATGCTGCTGGGACGACTGGAGATCCTGACGGTCGCAGTGCTCTTCTTCCCCTCCTTCTGGCGCCAGTAA
- a CDS encoding DUF494 family protein, with amino-acid sequence MFDVLMYLFETYIHSDADVMVEQDELTDELSRAGFNKEEIDKALDWLERLANLHDSEREVYVTASAQGSMRIYAPQELARLSTECRGFLLFLEQAQVLNAETREICIERLLELDKPDIELDDLKWVVMMVLFNVPGSENAYQQMEELVFDESDGVIH; translated from the coding sequence ATGTTTGATGTATTGATGTACCTTTTCGAGACCTACATCCACAGCGATGCAGATGTGATGGTCGAGCAGGATGAGCTCACCGACGAGTTGAGCCGGGCCGGTTTCAATAAAGAAGAGATCGACAAGGCGCTCGACTGGCTGGAGCGACTGGCCAATCTGCACGATAGCGAGCGGGAGGTCTATGTCACCGCCAGCGCGCAAGGCTCGATGCGTATCTATGCCCCGCAAGAGCTGGCTCGTCTGAGTACTGAGTGCCGCGGCTTCCTGCTGTTTCTGGAACAGGCCCAGGTGCTGAATGCAGAAACCCGCGAGATCTGTATCGAGCGTCTGCTCGAGCTGGACAAGCCGGATATCGAGCTGGATGACCTGAAGTGGGTCGTCATGATGGTGCTGTTCAACGTACCGGGCAGTGAAAATGCCTACCAGCAGATGGAAGAGCTGGTGTTTGATGAGTCAGACGGCGTCATTCACTGA
- the dprA gene encoding DNA-processing protein DprA: MNYPDARLALWLTLDAVTGIGPVTASRLLARVGGSIEALFQSDETQLHGMGLSSEQIRQLRWPSPVVEQSLAWAALPGNVLITQDHPVYPSLLREIPAAPLLLYCRGDLAALSLPQLAMVGTRHPTYAGKDNASRLSAELVACGLAITSGLALGIDGVCHLQALAAGGITLAVLGSGLDSLYPKRHQGLAGQILEKGGLLISELAPDKGPLAEHFPRRNRIISGLSLGTLVVEATEQSGSLITARYALEQGREVFAVPGAPQNAQAIGCNRLIQQGAKLVLSAADIVDELPEWVVRPHPSVTPSEQPHISELPYADLLDNVDYETTSVDTVAERAQLPVEVVLGRLVELELAGAVMAVAGGYVRARRANHV, translated from the coding sequence GTGAACTACCCCGACGCGCGTTTGGCGCTCTGGCTAACCCTTGATGCGGTCACCGGTATTGGTCCGGTGACCGCATCGCGTTTGTTGGCGCGAGTCGGGGGAAGTATTGAAGCTCTGTTCCAGAGCGATGAAACGCAACTGCATGGTATGGGGCTGTCGTCAGAGCAGATAAGGCAACTGCGCTGGCCCTCGCCGGTGGTTGAGCAGAGCCTGGCTTGGGCCGCTTTACCTGGCAACGTCCTTATTACGCAAGATCACCCTGTTTACCCCTCTTTGCTGCGGGAGATCCCCGCGGCCCCCTTGTTGCTTTACTGCCGTGGCGATCTTGCCGCCTTGTCATTGCCCCAGCTGGCAATGGTAGGGACACGCCATCCCACCTATGCCGGCAAAGACAATGCCTCTCGCCTCAGTGCTGAACTGGTTGCCTGTGGGTTGGCTATTACCTCGGGCCTTGCGCTTGGCATCGATGGTGTTTGCCATCTGCAGGCGTTGGCTGCTGGCGGCATTACTCTCGCCGTGCTGGGATCGGGGCTCGATAGTCTCTACCCCAAGCGCCATCAGGGGCTGGCTGGCCAGATTCTGGAAAAGGGTGGGTTGCTTATATCCGAGTTGGCGCCGGATAAAGGGCCGCTGGCTGAACATTTTCCTCGTCGCAACCGTATTATCAGTGGTCTGTCGCTGGGAACGCTGGTGGTGGAGGCGACCGAGCAGAGCGGTTCGCTGATCACCGCTCGCTATGCGCTTGAACAGGGACGCGAAGTGTTTGCGGTACCCGGCGCCCCGCAAAATGCCCAAGCGATAGGGTGCAACAGATTAATTCAGCAGGGGGCCAAACTTGTGCTGAGTGCGGCCGATATAGTGGACGAGCTGCCAGAGTGGGTCGTACGGCCACATCCGTCGGTCACACCATCTGAGCAACCGCATATTAGCGAATTGCCTTATGCCGATTTGTTGGATAACGTAGATTATGAGACCACGAGCGTGGATACCGTTGCCGAGCGGGCCCAGCTTCCTGTCGAAGTAGTATTGGGCAGGTTGGTAGAGCTGGAGCTGGCCGGTGCAGTGATGGCGGTAGCCGGTGGATACGTCAGAGCGAGGAGGGCGAATCATGTTTGA
- the fmt gene encoding methionyl-tRNA formyltransferase codes for MNKLKLIFAGTPDFAARHLAALLSSDHEVVAVYTQPDKPAGRGQKLTASPVKELALSHNLPVYQPASLRKEEAQAELAALGADLMVVVAYGLILPKVVLDTPRLGCINVHGSLLPRWRGAAPIQRAIWAGDSETGVTIMQMDVGLDTGAMIRKVSCPIAADDTSASLYDKLAELGPQALVDTIKAMAAGETAAEAQDDAQANYAEKLSKEEARIDWSMEAVAIERCIRSFNPWPISWFDVADQTIKVWQAAVVDSDHGQPAGTLLKADKQGIDIATGKGVLRLLTLQPPGKKAMSVTDLLNSRRDWFEPGTQLN; via the coding sequence TTGAATAAGCTGAAACTGATTTTTGCCGGTACTCCCGACTTCGCCGCCCGTCACCTGGCGGCGTTGTTGTCTTCCGACCACGAGGTCGTTGCCGTTTATACCCAGCCGGACAAGCCCGCCGGTCGTGGTCAGAAGCTCACTGCCAGCCCGGTCAAAGAGCTGGCCCTGAGCCACAATCTGCCGGTTTACCAGCCCGCCTCCCTGCGCAAGGAAGAGGCGCAGGCCGAACTGGCCGCCCTTGGCGCCGACCTGATGGTCGTGGTGGCCTATGGCCTGATCCTGCCCAAGGTGGTGCTCGATACCCCGCGTCTGGGTTGTATCAACGTCCACGGCTCCCTGCTGCCCCGCTGGCGCGGCGCAGCGCCGATCCAGCGCGCCATCTGGGCAGGCGATAGCGAAACCGGCGTCACCATCATGCAGATGGATGTGGGGCTGGATACCGGCGCCATGATCCGCAAGGTGAGCTGTCCCATCGCCGCCGACGACACCTCCGCCAGCCTCTATGACAAGCTGGCCGAGCTGGGCCCGCAGGCACTGGTCGACACCATCAAAGCCATGGCCGCCGGAGAAACCGCTGCCGAGGCGCAAGATGATGCGCAGGCAAACTATGCCGAAAAGCTCTCCAAGGAAGAGGCCCGCATCGACTGGTCGATGGAGGCTGTTGCCATCGAACGCTGCATCCGCTCATTCAACCCCTGGCCCATCAGCTGGTTTGACGTGGCTGACCAGACCATCAAGGTATGGCAAGCCGCAGTGGTGGACAGTGACCACGGCCAACCCGCCGGCACCCTGCTCAAGGCCGACAAACAGGGGATCGACATCGCTACCGGCAAAGGGGTACTGCGCCTGCTGACCCTGCAACCGCCTGGCAAGAAGGCGATGTCCGTGACGGATCTGCTCAACTCTCGCCGCGACTGGTTTGAACCCGGCACGCAATTGAATTGA
- the rsmB gene encoding 16S rRNA (cytosine(967)-C(5))-methyltransferase RsmB, with amino-acid sequence MKTRAQAALVIQQVLDQGQSLSAVLPAAQEKVAPRDRALLQELCYGTLRWLPRLDAAVNEMMDKPLKNKSRIFHYLILVGLYQLIYTRIPAHAAVAETVNAVKLLKGTSLRGLINGVLRNFQRSAEVILLRIDRVPSIRLGHPEWLTKRLRQAYPDEWEFIMEANNQRPPMWIRNNSQRQSRDAMLARMADVGINAVAGEEGEDCILLERPCDVTKLPGFEVGDCSVQDGAAQQAAALLDPQPGEWVLDACAAPGGKTAHLLERQPKLAGVVAVDADENRLKRVQENLDRIGLIAKVIHGDAAAPEQWWPEGQFDRILLDAPCSATGVIRRHPDIKWLRRDQDIRELAELQRRILNALWGKLKSGGTLLYATCSVLPEENREQIRAFLAATKDAKLVPLHEQDTPDCPGRQFLPGEAEMDGFYYAKLVKL; translated from the coding sequence ATGAAAACACGTGCACAGGCCGCTCTCGTTATTCAACAGGTGCTGGATCAGGGTCAATCCCTCTCCGCTGTTCTGCCTGCTGCCCAGGAGAAGGTTGCGCCCCGCGATCGCGCTCTCCTGCAAGAACTCTGCTATGGCACCCTGCGCTGGCTGCCCCGCCTCGATGCGGCAGTCAACGAGATGATGGACAAGCCGCTCAAGAACAAGAGCCGCATTTTCCACTATCTGATTTTGGTCGGTCTCTATCAGCTCATCTACACCCGCATTCCGGCTCACGCCGCGGTGGCCGAGACCGTCAACGCCGTCAAACTGCTCAAGGGCACCTCCCTGCGTGGCCTCATCAACGGCGTGCTGCGCAACTTCCAGCGCAGCGCCGAAGTGATTCTGCTGCGTATCGACCGCGTTCCCAGCATTCGCCTCGGTCATCCGGAGTGGCTCACCAAGCGCCTGCGTCAGGCCTATCCGGATGAGTGGGAATTCATCATGGAGGCGAACAACCAGCGTCCCCCCATGTGGATCCGCAACAACAGCCAGCGCCAGAGCCGCGATGCCATGCTGGCTCGCATGGCCGACGTTGGCATCAATGCCGTGGCCGGTGAAGAGGGCGAGGATTGCATCCTGCTGGAGCGTCCTTGCGATGTAACCAAGCTGCCCGGCTTCGAGGTCGGTGACTGCTCGGTACAGGATGGTGCAGCACAACAGGCTGCGGCGCTGCTCGACCCACAACCGGGTGAATGGGTGCTGGATGCCTGCGCGGCCCCCGGCGGCAAGACCGCCCACCTGCTGGAACGTCAGCCCAAGCTGGCTGGCGTGGTCGCCGTCGATGCTGACGAAAACCGCCTCAAGCGGGTGCAGGAGAACCTGGACCGCATCGGCCTGATCGCCAAGGTGATCCACGGCGATGCGGCGGCACCGGAACAGTGGTGGCCGGAGGGTCAGTTCGATCGCATCCTGCTGGATGCCCCCTGCTCCGCCACCGGCGTGATCCGCCGCCATCCCGACATCAAGTGGCTGCGCCGTGATCAGGACATTCGCGAGCTGGCCGAGCTGCAGCGTCGCATTCTCAATGCCCTCTGGGGCAAGCTGAAAAGCGGCGGCACCCTGCTCTACGCCACCTGCTCCGTATTGCCGGAAGAGAACCGCGAGCAGATCCGCGCCTTCCTTGCGGCGACCAAAGATGCCAAATTGGTGCCATTGCACGAACAGGACACCCCGGACTGCCCGGGTCGCCAGTTCCTGCCGGGTGAAGCCGAGATGGATGGCTTCTACTACGCCAAACTGGTCAAGCTGTGA
- the trkA gene encoding Trk system potassium transporter TrkA, which produces MKIIILGAGQVGGTLAENLAGENNDITIVDTDSERLRELQDKFDLRVVNGHGAHPRVLREAGAQDADMLVAVTNSDETNMIACQVAYSLFNTPNKVARIRSPAYLTERDRLFLPESVPVDHLIAPEQLVTDYVRRLIEYPGALQVVDFAGGRVGLVAVKAYYGGPLVGNALSTLREHMPNIETRVAAIFRQGRPIRPQGTTIIEADDEVFFVAAAGHIRAVMSELQRLESPYRRIMIVGGGNIGAGLARQLEKRYSVKLIERNQKRAEQLSELLENTIVFCGDAADQELLAEEHIDQIDVFIAVTNEDEANIMSALLAKKMGAKKTMVLIQRGAYVDLVQGGSIDIAISPQQATISALLTHVRRADIANVYSLRRGAAEAIEAIAHGDENTSKVVGKTVGELKLPPGTTIGAVVRGDEVLIAHDRTKIQQDDHVVMFLVDKKYIPEVERLFQPSPFFL; this is translated from the coding sequence ATGAAGATCATCATTTTGGGAGCCGGCCAGGTCGGCGGCACCCTGGCCGAGAACCTGGCCGGGGAGAACAACGACATCACCATCGTCGATACCGACAGCGAACGGCTGCGCGAGCTGCAGGACAAGTTTGACCTGCGGGTGGTCAATGGTCACGGCGCCCACCCCAGGGTGCTGCGCGAAGCGGGGGCCCAGGATGCCGACATGCTGGTCGCCGTCACCAACAGTGACGAGACCAACATGATCGCCTGTCAGGTCGCCTACTCCCTGTTCAACACCCCGAACAAGGTGGCGCGGATCCGCTCGCCCGCCTATCTGACCGAGCGGGATCGCCTGTTCCTGCCGGAATCGGTGCCGGTGGATCACCTGATCGCGCCGGAGCAGCTGGTGACCGACTATGTGCGTCGTTTGATCGAATATCCGGGCGCCCTGCAGGTAGTTGATTTTGCAGGTGGTCGTGTCGGTCTGGTCGCGGTCAAGGCCTACTACGGTGGCCCGCTGGTAGGCAATGCCCTCTCCACTCTGCGCGAGCACATGCCCAACATCGAAACCCGGGTTGCGGCCATCTTCCGTCAGGGCCGTCCGATCCGTCCGCAAGGCACCACCATCATCGAAGCGGATGACGAGGTCTTCTTCGTCGCCGCCGCGGGTCATATTCGCGCCGTGATGTCTGAGCTGCAGCGCCTCGAGAGCCCCTATCGCCGCATCATGATCGTCGGTGGCGGCAACATCGGCGCCGGCCTCGCCCGCCAGCTGGAGAAGCGCTACAGCGTCAAGCTTATCGAGCGCAACCAGAAGCGGGCGGAGCAGCTCTCCGAACTGCTGGAGAACACCATCGTCTTCTGCGGCGATGCGGCGGATCAGGAGTTGCTGGCCGAGGAGCACATCGATCAGATCGACGTCTTCATCGCCGTGACCAACGAGGACGAGGCCAACATCATGTCGGCGCTGCTCGCCAAGAAGATGGGCGCCAAGAAGACCATGGTGCTGATCCAGCGCGGCGCCTACGTGGATCTGGTGCAGGGTGGTTCTATCGATATCGCCATCTCGCCGCAGCAGGCCACCATCTCGGCGCTGTTGACCCACGTGCGTCGGGCCGATATCGCCAACGTCTACAGCCTGCGCCGCGGTGCGGCCGAGGCGATCGAGGCGATCGCCCACGGCGACGAGAACACCTCCAAGGTGGTCGGCAAGACGGTGGGCGAGCTCAAGCTGCCGCCGGGCACCACCATCGGCGCCGTGGTGCGCGGGGATGAGGTGCTGATCGCCCACGATCGCACCAAGATCCAGCAGGATGACCACGTGGTCATGTTCCTGGTGGACAAGAAGTACATCCCGGAAGTGGAGCGGCTGTTCCAACCAAGCCCCTTCTTCCTGTAA